A section of the Humulus lupulus chromosome 2, drHumLupu1.1, whole genome shotgun sequence genome encodes:
- the LOC133817631 gene encoding uncharacterized protein LOC133817631, whose amino-acid sequence MKFFNFSELGSCCRAAPPPEETTSVRVTTNSGRHVPSSKRRRCNSAAHWRPALHAISEDQSIINQQKIQNQNKSSSKAGPGSGPGPRPIPKVRRGDTSPNDSRRNSVPVIIPAFSPTPFVF is encoded by the exons ATGAAGTTCTTCAATTTCTCGGAGCTGGGTTCTTGCTGCCGGGCGGCGCCACCGCCGGAGGAGACTACTAGCGTCCGTGTGACCACCAACAGCGGTCGTCACGTGCCTTCTTCCAAGCGCAGAAGGTGTAATTCGGCGGCGCATTGGCGGCCGGCGCTTCATGCCATTTCAGAAGATCAATCTATTATTAATCAGCAGAAGATTCAGAATCAGAACAAATCTTCGAGCAAAGCAGGACCTGGGTCTGGGCCTGGGCCGAGGCCCATTCCTAAGGTTCGTCGGGGTGACACTTCTCCTAATGACTCCAG GAGGAACTCTGTACCAGTGATCATTCCTGCCTTCTCTCCTACACCATTTGTCTTCTGA